A region of Saccharococcus thermophilus DNA encodes the following proteins:
- a CDS encoding aminotransferase class I/II-fold pyridoxal phosphate-dependent enzyme produces the protein MNVFSDIVETMPPYLFSQFQKKKEELIKKGVDVIDLGIGAPDLPPPSFVVAKLKEQLDDPNNYTYSPYAGCKEYREAVALFYEREYGVKLDPDAEVLALIGSKEGIVHLLQAMLNPGDMVLIPDPGYPVYRTAVHFARGRSVYLPLDAENGYVPLFSKLPSTIYEEAKIMFLNYPSNPTTATVGMDTFAAAVSLAKKHRIFIAHDSAYSFVTFQGFKAPSILQVNGAKEVAVEFGSLSKSYNMAGCRIGYIVGNKDMIKALSIIKSNTDTCQFLPIQKAAAAALTSDHQSVQENNRIYEQRMNMMVRELQGLGMQVQRPKATFFLWIPVFKEYSSEQFAAKLLEEAGVIVTPGTAFGPSGEGYVRLSLSAPIERLQQAMERWKQIDWEA, from the coding sequence ATGAATGTGTTTTCCGATATCGTTGAAACGATGCCTCCTTATTTATTTTCACAGTTTCAAAAGAAAAAAGAAGAGTTGATCAAGAAGGGGGTCGATGTCATTGATTTAGGAATCGGTGCTCCTGACTTGCCGCCGCCGTCTTTTGTGGTGGCAAAGTTAAAAGAACAGTTAGATGATCCAAATAATTATACGTATTCGCCGTATGCGGGATGCAAAGAATATCGGGAAGCGGTGGCGCTTTTTTACGAGCGGGAATATGGAGTAAAGTTGGATCCCGATGCCGAGGTTTTAGCGTTAATTGGGTCAAAGGAAGGAATTGTTCATTTATTGCAGGCTATGCTTAATCCGGGAGACATGGTGTTGATTCCCGATCCTGGATATCCGGTTTACCGCACGGCCGTGCATTTCGCGCGGGGGAGAAGCGTTTATTTGCCGCTTGATGCGGAAAATGGCTATGTTCCTCTTTTTTCCAAGCTGCCTTCGACCATTTATGAAGAAGCCAAAATCATGTTTTTAAATTATCCGAGCAATCCAACGACAGCCACTGTCGGCATGGATACATTCGCCGCAGCGGTTTCACTGGCAAAAAAGCACCGCATCTTCATCGCCCATGATTCTGCGTATTCGTTTGTGACTTTCCAAGGATTTAAAGCGCCGAGCATTCTACAAGTAAACGGGGCAAAGGAAGTGGCGGTCGAATTCGGTTCCTTATCGAAAAGCTACAACATGGCTGGCTGCCGCATCGGTTATATCGTCGGAAATAAAGATATGATTAAAGCGCTTTCGATTATTAAAAGCAACACCGATACGTGCCAATTTCTCCCGATTCAAAAAGCAGCGGCGGCAGCGCTGACGAGCGACCATCAGTCCGTGCAAGAAAATAACCGAATCTATGAGCAACGAATGAATATGATGGTCAGGGAGCTGCAGGGGCTGGGCATGCAAGTGCAACGTCCGAAAGCAACTTTTTTTCTATGGATTCCTGTTTTCAAAGAGTATTCCTCCGAACAATTTGCCGCAAAGCTGCTCGAAGAAGCGGGTGTGATTGTAACACCGGGAACGGCATTTGGTCCTTCAGGGGAAGGATATGTTCGATTATCCTTATCGGCACCAATAGAGAGATTACAGCAAGCGATGGAACGATGGAAACAAATTGATTGGGAGGCGTAG
- a CDS encoding DUF3427 domain-containing protein, translating into MQKNVSYTDVAKQLEKRFATKIDLEKHKTLIGQSMSRLANPYKKQKWSFGKVVGDQFVLNDDILEITQNTEFYQYLKDRIDYGIIEFRRTYHPERFLAKGEKLVLYQNYTRNDLIFLFEAGVKEGSWREGVSRAGNHYFLFVNLNKSEKVEEHLQYKDYFIDQRHFHWQSQNQTSHESSVGQNYIYHKERGIHIHLFVRKFDQMHGMTLPFMYLGEVDYVSSYGDKPMNIKWRLHHPVPEDLYIDLIR; encoded by the coding sequence TTGCAAAAAAATGTTTCGTATACAGATGTCGCCAAACAGTTAGAAAAGAGATTTGCGACAAAAATTGACTTAGAAAAACATAAAACGCTCATTGGACAGTCAATGTCCCGCCTAGCAAACCCATATAAAAAACAAAAATGGTCATTTGGCAAAGTCGTTGGCGATCAATTTGTGTTGAATGATGACATTCTTGAAATAACGCAAAATACCGAGTTTTATCAATATTTAAAAGATCGCATTGATTATGGAATTATTGAGTTTAGACGAACGTATCATCCAGAAAGATTTCTCGCAAAAGGAGAAAAGCTTGTTCTTTATCAAAATTACACGAGAAATGACCTAATTTTCTTATTTGAAGCAGGGGTAAAAGAAGGCTCTTGGAGAGAAGGGGTAAGCCGAGCAGGCAATCATTATTTCTTGTTCGTCAACTTGAACAAATCAGAAAAAGTAGAAGAGCACTTGCAATATAAAGATTACTTTATCGATCAACGCCATTTCCACTGGCAAAGTCAAAATCAAACATCCCACGAGTCTTCTGTCGGACAAAATTATATTTATCACAAAGAAAGAGGCATCCATATTCATTTGTTTGTGCGCAAGTTTGATCAAATGCACGGGATGACCTTGCCATTTATGTATCTTGGCGAGGTGGACTATGTATCCAGTTATGGCGATAAACCAATGAACATTAAATGGCGGCTGCACCACCCCGTACCAGAAGACTTATACATCGACCTGATCCGCTAA
- the mutT gene encoding 8-oxo-dGTP diphosphatase MutT, which yields MKKTVRVVGAVIYNEQNEILCALRSPEMSLPNLWEFPGGKMEEGENPKETLVREIQEELGCTIEVYEKVEEVHHEYPSVIVNLLTYKAKIVEGEPKAKEHAELKWMPLRELRSLEWAPADIPTVEALLKEICPPSL from the coding sequence GTGAAGAAAACAGTTCGTGTGGTTGGTGCGGTCATTTATAATGAACAAAATGAAATTTTGTGCGCGCTGCGCTCTCCGGAAATGTCGCTTCCGAATCTGTGGGAGTTTCCAGGCGGAAAAATGGAAGAGGGGGAAAATCCCAAAGAAACGTTAGTGAGAGAAATTCAAGAAGAATTAGGATGCACGATTGAAGTGTATGAAAAAGTTGAAGAAGTGCATCATGAATATCCGAGTGTGATTGTTAATTTGCTTACATACAAAGCGAAAATCGTTGAAGGGGAGCCGAAAGCAAAAGAGCATGCGGAATTAAAATGGATGCCGCTTCGAGAATTGCGCTCTCTTGAATGGGCGCCTGCCGATATTCCAACTGTAGAGGCGTTATTAAAAGAAATCTGTCCCCCATCGCTTTAA
- a CDS encoding thiamine pyrophosphate-dependent enzyme has translation MKQTIRSTTAAKAIVHCLKREGISHVFCVPGESYLPLMDAIFDEPSLQLISARHEGGASFMAEGYAKVSGKPGVVLATRGVGGANLAIGVHTARQDSTPMVVFLGQVHSHFRGREGFQEVDLDRFFQPIAKWTVEIREAERIPELVQRAFRIAKTGRPGPVVISLPEDIFLQDIAEAVVSDVDVPRPAPSAEDVRSVQEILQRAKRPVVIAGGGVKLAKAERLLRLFAEKYSIPVAAAFRRHDVFPNDHPLYIGHLGLGTPKSIIETVKQADVVIALGTRLSEVTTQDYRLLSPDQTLIHIDIDSDVLGKVYPPEISILADCKETLLKLLEIAVQPSWHDWAAARRKQYEQVSTLPAEKRNLNEAIIASLQQHLPNDAIITNDAGNFAGWLHAFFQFSEEHTYIGPTSGAMGYGMPAAIGAKLAFPERVVVSLSGDGGFMMTMQELETAVRYHIPIISIVFNNSMYGTIRMHQELHFPRRVIGTDLGNVSFAELAKCLNANGIRVETEDQFTRALLQAFNETKPTVIEVMTDPNQISVTATIDELRKRSNSR, from the coding sequence GTGAAACAGACGATCCGGAGCACCACCGCGGCGAAAGCAATCGTTCATTGCTTAAAACGAGAAGGCATTTCCCATGTGTTTTGCGTGCCGGGAGAAAGCTATTTGCCGCTAATGGATGCCATTTTCGATGAACCTTCGCTTCAACTGATTTCGGCCCGCCATGAAGGAGGTGCTTCGTTTATGGCGGAAGGTTATGCAAAAGTGTCGGGAAAACCCGGAGTCGTGCTGGCGACGCGGGGAGTCGGCGGGGCTAACTTAGCGATTGGTGTCCATACGGCGAGGCAAGATTCCACGCCGATGGTTGTATTTTTAGGGCAGGTACACAGCCATTTCCGCGGCAGGGAAGGATTTCAGGAAGTCGATTTAGACCGGTTTTTCCAGCCGATTGCAAAATGGACGGTGGAAATTCGCGAGGCGGAGCGAATACCGGAGCTGGTGCAGCGGGCGTTTCGCATCGCCAAAACGGGCAGGCCAGGCCCTGTCGTCATCTCGCTTCCAGAAGATATATTTCTTCAAGATATTGCCGAAGCGGTCGTTTCGGATGTAGATGTACCAAGACCTGCTCCAAGCGCAGAGGATGTGCGGAGCGTGCAGGAAATATTGCAAAGGGCGAAACGGCCGGTTGTCATCGCCGGTGGAGGAGTAAAGCTAGCTAAAGCGGAACGGCTATTGCGGTTATTTGCTGAAAAATACTCCATTCCTGTGGCGGCTGCTTTCCGCCGCCATGATGTGTTCCCAAACGACCATCCGCTTTATATCGGCCATCTTGGATTAGGGACGCCGAAATCCATTATCGAAACAGTGAAGCAGGCCGATGTCGTGATCGCGCTCGGGACGAGATTATCGGAAGTGACGACACAAGATTATCGCTTGCTGTCTCCGGATCAGACGCTCATTCATATCGATATCGACAGCGATGTATTAGGAAAAGTATATCCACCGGAAATTTCCATCCTAGCAGATTGCAAAGAAACGCTCTTAAAATTGCTAGAAATCGCCGTGCAGCCGTCTTGGCACGATTGGGCGGCAGCAAGGAGGAAACAATATGAGCAAGTATCGACGCTTCCGGCGGAAAAACGGAACTTAAATGAAGCGATTATCGCCAGCTTGCAACAACATTTGCCAAACGATGCCATCATTACGAATGATGCTGGCAATTTCGCCGGCTGGCTCCATGCTTTTTTCCAGTTTAGCGAGGAACATACGTATATCGGTCCTACTTCCGGCGCGATGGGATATGGCATGCCTGCGGCGATTGGCGCCAAGCTTGCTTTCCCGGAGCGCGTCGTCGTTTCTCTATCAGGAGACGGTGGCTTTATGATGACGATGCAAGAACTGGAGACGGCTGTCAGATATCATATTCCGATTATTAGTATCGTCTTTAACAATAGCATGTATGGAACCATCCGCATGCATCAAGAACTTCACTTTCCGAGACGGGTCATCGGGACGGATTTAGGGAATGTATCGTTTGCCGAATTAGCGAAATGTTTAAACGCCAACGGCATTCGAGTGGAAACAGAAGACCAATTTACTAGAGCGCTCCTTCAAGCCTTTAACGAAACAAAACCAACGGTGATCGAAGTCATGACAGATCCAAACCAAATTTCCGTGACCGCGACGATCGACGAGTTGCGAAAGCGCTCGAATTCTCGGTAA
- a CDS encoding IS982 family transposase yields MQEHFHFTTDRVKLQKQYASILLFVSAQLSSIQIHLQRRNRHLLKQKDEVIITIHVLGKLLGFTSERAWHRFVIGNLFPKALFPERSRYNRRCRALSFAIKWIRHQLAKRGQHHAYAVVDSLPIELCHSARMHRVKRFRGIADIGYCASKRITFYGLKLHLQVTDQGLPMGYVVTEASCHDRVAAETVMTQIPHPYNLGDKGYISQKLQKKLYEEHRVAFWTPVRKNQRIRQSDAWKQWMKRKRKVVETVFSILVDSYRITEIRANSVSGFETALDGILLAYSLVVLGLVEC; encoded by the coding sequence ATGCAAGAGCACTTTCATTTTACAACAGATCGTGTCAAACTTCAAAAACAATATGCATCGATTTTGCTTTTTGTATCGGCTCAACTATCGAGTATCCAGATTCATCTTCAACGTCGAAATCGTCATTTGTTGAAACAGAAAGACGAAGTCATCATCACCATCCATGTCCTTGGAAAGTTGTTGGGCTTCACTTCCGAACGGGCTTGGCACCGGTTTGTGATTGGGAATTTGTTTCCCAAGGCCTTGTTCCCTGAGCGTTCTCGGTACAACCGTCGCTGCCGAGCGCTTAGCTTTGCGATCAAGTGGATTCGACACCAGTTGGCCAAGCGCGGGCAACACCATGCGTATGCGGTCGTGGACAGCTTGCCGATCGAGCTGTGTCATTCAGCTCGAATGCATCGCGTCAAACGATTCCGTGGAATTGCCGATATTGGCTATTGTGCTTCCAAAAGGATCACTTTCTATGGGTTGAAACTTCACCTGCAGGTCACCGACCAAGGGCTTCCGATGGGATATGTTGTCACCGAAGCGTCTTGTCACGACCGGGTGGCCGCTGAAACCGTCATGACGCAAATTCCACATCCGTATAACCTCGGTGACAAAGGGTATATCAGCCAAAAGCTGCAAAAGAAGCTGTACGAAGAGCACCGGGTCGCTTTTTGGACGCCCGTTCGAAAAAATCAGCGAATTCGCCAATCGGACGCATGGAAACAGTGGATGAAGCGAAAACGTAAAGTGGTGGAAACCGTGTTTTCGATTTTAGTCGATTCGTATCGGATCACCGAGATTCGAGCGAACTCGGTTTCTGGATTTGAAACGGCGCTGGATGGTATTTTACTGGCTTACTCCCTTGTTGTTCTTGGGCTAGTTGAGTGTTAA
- a CDS encoding aldehyde dehydrogenase family protein codes for MKALNFINGEWKASISKQFAPVINPANGEAIGEVTVSIEADVDEAVKAAKAAQKRWALVPAPKRAEVLYKVGYLLKERKEQLARLLTKEMGKVIEEARGEVQEGIDMAFYMAGEGRRLFGDTTPSELKDKFAMSVRVPVGVVGIITPWNFPIAIATWKSFPAIVAGNAVVWKPALETPFMAQELAKIFEEAGLPKGVFNVVHGDGPTTGNALVEHPDVQVISFTGSNEVGRMIAEKCGRHLKKVSLEMGGKNAVIVMDDADLSLAVEGILWSAFGTSGQRCTACSRVIVHEKVKEELENRLLEAMKTLTIGNGLDENVKVGPVINEEALQKIDRYVRIGKEEGAKLLTGGYILRDGEHQKGYYYAPTLFTDVQPTMRIAREEIFGPVVSIISVSSLEEAIAVNNSVDYGLSSSIFTRDVNKVFQAMRDLDTGIVYVNAGTTGAEIHLPFGGTKGTGNGHRDSGVAALDVFTEWRSVYIDFSGKLQRAQIDVEE; via the coding sequence GTGAAAGCATTGAATTTTATTAATGGGGAATGGAAAGCATCGATTAGCAAGCAATTTGCTCCGGTGATTAATCCGGCAAACGGAGAAGCGATTGGAGAAGTGACGGTTTCGATCGAAGCGGATGTTGATGAAGCGGTAAAAGCGGCGAAGGCCGCGCAAAAACGGTGGGCGCTTGTACCAGCGCCAAAGCGGGCGGAAGTGTTATATAAAGTCGGCTATTTATTAAAAGAAAGAAAAGAACAGCTCGCTAGGCTGTTAACCAAAGAAATGGGAAAAGTGATCGAGGAAGCACGCGGGGAAGTGCAAGAAGGAATTGACATGGCGTTTTATATGGCCGGAGAAGGAAGACGGTTATTTGGCGACACGACTCCTTCGGAATTAAAAGATAAATTTGCGATGAGCGTTCGCGTGCCAGTTGGAGTTGTTGGCATCATCACTCCATGGAATTTTCCGATTGCGATTGCGACATGGAAATCGTTCCCGGCCATTGTTGCCGGCAATGCGGTTGTATGGAAGCCGGCGTTAGAAACACCATTTATGGCACAGGAGCTGGCCAAAATATTCGAAGAAGCAGGATTGCCAAAAGGGGTGTTCAACGTCGTTCACGGCGATGGCCCAACGACAGGAAATGCGTTGGTAGAGCATCCAGACGTGCAAGTTATTTCCTTTACCGGGTCAAACGAAGTCGGGCGAATGATTGCCGAAAAATGCGGACGCCACTTGAAAAAAGTGTCGCTAGAAATGGGCGGAAAAAATGCGGTCATTGTCATGGATGACGCCGATTTATCGTTAGCGGTAGAAGGCATTTTGTGGAGCGCGTTTGGTACGTCAGGACAAAGATGTACGGCATGCAGCCGCGTCATTGTTCATGAAAAGGTGAAGGAAGAATTAGAAAATAGATTGCTAGAAGCAATGAAGACATTAACGATTGGAAACGGATTGGACGAAAACGTCAAAGTCGGACCGGTCATTAATGAAGAAGCGTTGCAAAAAATTGACCGTTATGTGCGAATCGGCAAGGAAGAAGGTGCAAAGCTATTAACCGGGGGTTATATTTTGCGGGATGGAGAGCATCAAAAAGGCTATTATTATGCTCCGACTCTCTTTACGGATGTCCAGCCAACGATGCGCATTGCGCGGGAAGAAATTTTCGGTCCGGTTGTTTCGATTATTTCGGTAAGCAGTTTAGAAGAAGCAATCGCTGTCAACAACAGCGTCGATTATGGATTATCTAGTTCTATTTTTACAAGAGACGTGAACAAAGTGTTTCAAGCGATGCGCGATTTAGATACGGGCATTGTCTATGTCAATGCCGGCACGACCGGGGCGGAAATTCATCTGCCGTTTGGCGGCACAAAAGGAACGGGGAACGGCCATCGCGACTCTGGCGTCGCGGCGCTCGATGTGTTTACCGAATGGAGAAGCGTTTATATTGATTTCAGCGGCAAATTGCAACGGGCGCAAATCGATGTCGAGGAATAA
- a CDS encoding NAD-dependent succinate-semialdehyde dehydrogenase, which produces MAIFSRYTQTIFIDGTWQDAKSGKTLPVQNPATLEAITEVPHGDERDAEQAVRAARQAFPHWSGKTARERSHLLYAAYEKMKEQKEELAAILTTEQGKPLKEARAEIDSAASYFLWYAEEANRLYGEIIPSSNKHKRLMVIPQPIGVVAAITPWNFPASMITRKLAPALAAGCTVVLKPAPETPLTAYRIVKILEEVGIPPGVVNLVTGGAVSIGKCWMSHPDVRLITFTGSTEVGRLLMKGSADQVKKLSLELGGHAPVIVFEDADLDLAAELTLASKFRNCGQTCICANRVYVQQTVWDAFVEKLTAKVQQLSIGSGLDEATDIGPLINEEAVRKVQDHLDDAVQKGASVLYGGKRWKDSYPGYFFEPTVLANVTKEMKVMNEETFGPLLPLQSFSEEAEVIREANDTPYGLAAYIFTDSLHRAYRVMEKLEYGIVGINDVFPAVAEAPFGGVKQSGLGKEGGKEGIFEFVELKYVSMGIQSL; this is translated from the coding sequence ATGGCTATTTTTTCGCGTTACACGCAAACGATTTTTATTGATGGAACGTGGCAGGACGCCAAAAGCGGAAAAACGCTTCCAGTACAAAATCCCGCAACATTGGAAGCGATTACGGAAGTTCCTCATGGGGATGAAAGAGACGCGGAACAAGCAGTACGTGCGGCTCGTCAGGCGTTTCCGCATTGGTCAGGGAAAACAGCTAGAGAACGATCCCATCTATTATATGCAGCCTATGAAAAAATGAAGGAACAAAAAGAAGAACTTGCTGCTATCTTAACAACGGAACAGGGAAAACCGCTCAAAGAAGCAAGAGCGGAGATTGATTCCGCCGCCAGCTATTTCCTTTGGTATGCCGAAGAAGCAAACCGTCTCTATGGGGAAATTATCCCTTCCTCGAACAAGCATAAACGGCTGATGGTCATTCCGCAGCCGATTGGCGTTGTCGCCGCAATCACCCCGTGGAATTTTCCGGCTTCGATGATTACACGAAAGCTCGCGCCGGCTCTTGCCGCCGGGTGCACGGTTGTGTTAAAGCCGGCGCCGGAGACGCCGCTGACCGCGTATCGAATCGTGAAGATCCTCGAAGAAGTAGGGATTCCTCCCGGTGTGGTCAATCTTGTCACCGGCGGTGCCGTTTCGATCGGAAAGTGTTGGATGAGTCATCCAGACGTGCGTCTGATTACGTTTACCGGTTCGACGGAAGTCGGGCGTCTGTTGATGAAAGGAAGTGCGGATCAAGTAAAAAAACTGTCGCTGGAACTGGGCGGTCATGCGCCGGTCATCGTATTTGAAGACGCCGATTTGGACTTGGCGGCGGAATTGACGCTGGCGAGTAAGTTTCGCAACTGCGGGCAAACGTGTATTTGCGCCAACCGTGTCTATGTGCAGCAGACGGTCTGGGACGCTTTTGTGGAAAAACTAACAGCGAAGGTACAACAGCTTTCCATTGGCAGCGGGTTGGATGAAGCAACGGATATCGGGCCATTGATTAATGAGGAAGCGGTAAGGAAAGTGCAAGACCATTTGGACGATGCCGTGCAAAAAGGGGCTTCCGTTCTTTATGGTGGAAAACGATGGAAAGATTCGTATCCAGGATATTTCTTTGAGCCAACGGTGTTGGCGAACGTAACGAAAGAGATGAAAGTGATGAACGAGGAAACGTTCGGCCCGCTTCTGCCGCTGCAGTCATTTTCCGAGGAGGCGGAAGTAATTCGCGAAGCGAATGATACGCCGTATGGGTTGGCGGCCTATATTTTTACCGACTCGCTTCACCGCGCGTATCGCGTAATGGAGAAGCTGGAATACGGCATCGTCGGCATTAATGATGTATTCCCGGCCGTGGCCGAAGCGCCGTTTGGCGGCGTGAAGCAATCGGGCTTGGGGAAAGAAGGCGGCAAAGAAGGGATTTTCGAATTCGTCGAATTGAAGTACGTATCGATGGGGATCCAATCCTTGTAG
- a CDS encoding diacylglycerol kinase codes for MKRARIIYNPTSGREIFKRHLPEVLVQLEKAGYETSCHATTGAGDATEAARKAVEREFDLVVAAGGDGTINEVVNGIADQDYRPKLGIIPVGTTNDFARAIGVPRSIEGACEVIANGEAVPIDIGCAMNEGKTRYFINIAGGGRLTELTYEVPSKLKTMLGQLAYYLKGIEMLPSINATEARIEYDGKVFEGEIMLFLVSLTNSVGGFEKLVPDSSLNDGMFDLIILKKTNLAEFIRLVTLAARGEHINDPNLIYTKANRIKVMSPMQLNLDGEFGGMLPGEFVNLYRHLEVFVSKEKAEQMRTGY; via the coding sequence ATGAAGCGTGCAAGGATCATTTACAATCCAACATCAGGCCGGGAAATATTTAAACGGCATTTGCCGGAAGTATTAGTGCAATTGGAAAAAGCGGGATATGAAACATCCTGCCATGCGACGACAGGGGCAGGGGATGCGACCGAAGCGGCCCGCAAAGCGGTCGAGCGTGAATTTGACTTAGTGGTGGCTGCCGGCGGAGACGGAACGATTAACGAAGTCGTCAACGGGATTGCCGATCAAGATTATCGTCCAAAGCTTGGTATTATTCCGGTCGGGACGACGAACGATTTTGCCCGCGCGATCGGAGTGCCGCGTTCGATTGAAGGGGCGTGCGAGGTTATTGCCAATGGGGAAGCCGTTCCGATCGATATCGGCTGCGCCATGAATGAAGGAAAAACCCGCTATTTTATTAATATTGCCGGCGGCGGCCGTTTAACCGAACTGACCTATGAAGTGCCAAGCAAATTGAAAACAATGCTCGGCCAGCTTGCCTACTATTTAAAAGGAATCGAGATGCTACCGTCCATTAACGCGACAGAAGCGCGCATTGAATATGACGGCAAAGTGTTTGAAGGCGAAATTATGCTATTTTTAGTGTCGCTGACGAACTCGGTCGGCGGCTTTGAAAAGCTGGTGCCGGATTCTTCTTTAAATGACGGCATGTTTGATTTAATTATTTTAAAGAAAACGAATTTGGCCGAGTTTATCCGGCTTGTCACACTCGCGGCGCGCGGCGAACATATTAATGATCCAAATCTCATTTACACGAAAGCAAACCGCATTAAAGTGATGTCGCCGATGCAGTTAAATTTAGACGGAGAATTTGGCGGCATGCTTCCAGGGGAATTCGTCAATTTGTACCGGCACTTGGAAGTATTTGTATCTAAAGAAAAGGCAGAGCAAATGAGGACAGGGTACTAA
- the rlmD gene encoding 23S rRNA (uracil(1939)-C(5))-methyltransferase RlmD → MANIEAPVMKNEYYDVTFEDLTHDGLGVAKINGFPVFVKNGLPGEKAKIKVIKVKKGYGYGRLMELYEQSPDRVASLCPIYKQCGGCQLQHLSYEGQLRAKQKHVKEVMARIGKLENVIVHPVIGMKDPWRYRNKAQVPVGEREGGLVAGFYQERSHEIIDMDACLIQQEMNDVVVQTVKKICEKYKVPAYNEVTHKGVLRHIMARYGAVTKEVMVVLITRTEDLPHKRKIVQEIIDSVPNVKSIIQNINPKKTNVIMGDETKVLWGAECIYDYIGDIKFAISARSFYQVNPEQTKVLYEKALEYAELTGEETVIDAYCGIGTISLFLAKKAKKVYGVEVVPEAIKDAKRNAELNGITNAEFAVGEAEAVIPQWYEQGIRADCIVVDPPRKGCDETLLQTIIAMKPKRVVYVSCNPATLARDLRILEDGGYKTLEVQPVDMFPHTAHVECVAKLVLKEDAASG, encoded by the coding sequence ATGGCAAACATCGAAGCACCAGTAATGAAAAACGAATATTATGATGTGACATTTGAAGATTTGACGCATGATGGATTAGGTGTTGCGAAAATCAATGGATTTCCGGTTTTTGTCAAAAACGGATTGCCGGGCGAAAAGGCGAAAATCAAAGTCATCAAAGTGAAAAAAGGCTATGGCTACGGACGCCTTATGGAGTTGTACGAGCAAAGCCCAGACCGCGTCGCATCCCTTTGCCCGATTTACAAGCAGTGCGGCGGCTGCCAGCTGCAGCACTTAAGCTACGAAGGTCAACTGCGTGCCAAACAGAAACATGTCAAAGAAGTAATGGCGCGCATCGGCAAATTGGAAAATGTCATCGTGCATCCTGTCATCGGCATGAAAGACCCGTGGCGCTACCGCAACAAGGCGCAAGTGCCTGTCGGCGAGCGAGAAGGAGGGCTGGTCGCGGGTTTTTACCAAGAGCGCAGCCACGAAATTATCGATATGGATGCCTGTCTCATCCAGCAGGAAATGAACGATGTCGTCGTACAGACCGTGAAAAAGATTTGTGAAAAATATAAGGTGCCTGCCTATAACGAAGTGACGCATAAAGGAGTTCTCCGCCATATTATGGCGCGTTACGGGGCAGTGACAAAAGAAGTGATGGTCGTCCTCATTACGCGCACGGAAGATTTGCCGCATAAAAGGAAAATTGTGCAAGAAATTATTGACTCCGTGCCAAATGTAAAATCGATTATCCAAAACATTAACCCAAAAAAGACGAATGTGATTATGGGTGACGAGACGAAAGTGTTGTGGGGAGCCGAATGCATTTACGATTACATCGGTGACATTAAATTCGCGATCTCGGCTCGCTCTTTCTATCAAGTCAACCCGGAACAAACAAAAGTGCTATATGAAAAAGCGCTTGAGTATGCGGAATTAACGGGAGAGGAAACAGTCATTGACGCTTACTGCGGCATCGGCACGATTTCTTTGTTTTTAGCGAAAAAAGCGAAAAAAGTATACGGGGTGGAAGTAGTGCCGGAAGCGATTAAAGACGCCAAGCGCAACGCTGAATTAAACGGCATCACCAACGCCGAATTTGCCGTCGGCGAGGCGGAAGCGGTCATTCCTCAATGGTACGAACAAGGCATCCGAGCGGATTGCATCGTCGTCGACCCGCCGCGCAAAGGCTGCGATGAAACGCTTTTGCAAACCATCATCGCCATGAAGCCGAAGCGTGTGGTGTATGTGTCCTGCAATCCGGCGACATTGGCAAGAGATTTACGAATCCTCGAAGACGGCGGATATAAAACATTAGAAGTGCAGCCGGTGGATATGTTCCCGCATACCGCGCATGTGGAGTGTGTGGCGAAGCTTGTTTTGAAGGAAGATGCAGCCTCTGGATAA